From the genome of Deltaproteobacteria bacterium, one region includes:
- a CDS encoding DUF3786 domain-containing protein has protein sequence MFRSDKPTNYEEVYEALVTKLARADYEHARVHLGVREAEKEVALEVLGRTCFIGPQGVRAADDNPLDFTVRIVVAYYLLQVGQGDLTGQWCSYRDFKDGAFFHNAFSQTSEHRIARRFSGRISELKSAAEAVGGEALDADLGGDFSARFPALPRIPLALIFYNADEEFPSSARILFDTSSPQFLDMECLAVLGMILADQLTAASKKTNSGAF, from the coding sequence ATGTTTCGTTCAGATAAACCGACAAATTATGAAGAAGTTTATGAAGCCCTGGTTACGAAACTGGCCCGGGCCGATTATGAACATGCCAGGGTTCACCTGGGTGTCCGGGAGGCCGAAAAGGAAGTTGCCTTAGAAGTTCTTGGCCGCACCTGCTTCATCGGACCTCAGGGTGTCAGGGCGGCTGATGACAATCCCCTTGACTTTACGGTCCGTATCGTCGTGGCTTACTACTTGCTCCAGGTCGGCCAAGGCGATCTGACAGGGCAGTGGTGCTCATATCGAGATTTCAAGGACGGCGCCTTTTTTCACAACGCCTTCAGCCAGACCTCGGAACACAGGATCGCACGCCGTTTTTCAGGCCGGATATCTGAGCTTAAATCAGCAGCAGAAGCAGTTGGGGGAGAGGCGCTGGATGCGGATCTAGGGGGTGATTTCAGCGCTCGCTTCCCGGCTCTGCCTCGTATTCCCCTGGCCCTGATCTTTTACAATGCTGACGAGGAATTTCCTTCTTCAGCCAGGATCCTGTTTGACACCTCCTCTCCTCAATTCCTGGACATGGAATGCTTGGCCGTCCTTGGCATGATTCTGGCCGATCAATTAACCGCGGCCTCAAAAAAAACTAATTCAGGAGCTTTCTAA